A single region of the Salvia miltiorrhiza cultivar Shanhuang (shh) chromosome 8, IMPLAD_Smil_shh, whole genome shotgun sequence genome encodes:
- the LOC131000551 gene encoding receptor-like serine/threonine-protein kinase NCRK: MGRRVEITLLCFITVVWFQQTLSDGPATSSDTDKWTCTCSIAREQTLTFALANCSSSCDCNPAAGGSDENRWTCICNAGGLPRLVGEENGSSCFTACNCNAGTLSELEPSKKRIPVKVVFIVLLLCLVLTAIGLAAIMLWHVYRKDKHPVQWASSSSDRLTSCSSAVNLMSHGSSPMPVYKGYLDSSAKPFMGCIPQNPFLLRRGTKALHGTIIQFSYSELENATDKFSDTNLVGVGGCSHVYRGNLRDGRTVAVKKMKRQGGPDAEHVFLAEIQLIARLHHCHVVPLLGYCLEHQGKNAERLLVFEYIPNGNLRECLDGELGQCLGWNTRVSIALGAARGLEYLHDAAAPRILHRDVKSTNILLDERWKAKITDLGMAKHLQNDGILSCSSSPDRMQGTFGYFAPEYAIVGRASLKSDVFSFGVVLLELITGRKPIHKSSNKGAESLVIWATARLHDSKRVIEELPDPRLQGKFEEEEMQVMAYLAKECLLLDPDSRPTMSEVVQILSTIAPDRSKRNNLPLRAFQCGMKSENPEMSDGDLHDASSSSTEEIKQITSEIIKNEKEEDDSPSDVEKLMLLTSKRRSSRGLQDDEVVDLTEPRLESFCLPNFESHVVKISYAGT; this comes from the exons ATGGGGCGTCGGGTAGAAATCACACTTCTTTGTTTCATTACCGTGGTCTGGTTTCAGCAGACTCTTTCTG ATGGGCCAGCAACAAGTTCTGACACGGACAAGTGGACATGCACTTGTTCTATTGCGCGTGAACAAACCTTGACTTTTGCCCTGGCAAACTGCTCTTCTTCCTGTGATTGTAACCCTG CTGCAGGAGGATCAGATGAAAATAGATGGACTTGCATTTGCAATGCTGGTGGGCTACCTAGGttagtaggtgaagaaaatgGCAGTAGCTGTTTTACAGCGTGCAATTGTAATGCTG GGACTTTATCCGAGTTGGAACCTTCGAAGAAACGCATTCCAGTCAAAGTTGTTTTCATAGTTCTCTTACTCTGTCTCGTCCTGACAGCCATTGGATTGGCTGCTATAATGTTATGGCATGTCTATCGGAAGGACAAGCATCCAGTTCAATGggcttcatcttcatcagatAGACTAACAAGTTGTAGTAGTGCTGTAAACTTGATGAGCCATGGTTCTTCTCCTATGCCAGTATACAAAGGATATCTAGATTCTTCTGCCAAACCTTTTATGG GGTGCATTCCCCAGAATCCATTCCTGTTGAGAAGGGGAACAAAAGCACTGCATGGAACGATAATACAGTTTTCATATTCTGAGCTGGAAAACGCAACAGACAAATTTTCTGATACTAATTTGGTCGGAGTTGGAGGATGCAGCCACGTCTACCGTGGTAATCTCAGAGATGGTAGAACGGTTGCAgtcaagaaaatgaaaagacaAGGTGGCCCGGACGCAGAGCATGTTTTCCTGGCTGAG ATACAACTGATTGCAAGACTTCACCACTGTCATGTGGTTCCTTTGCTTGGATACTGCTTGGAACACCAAGGGAAGAATGCTGAGAGACTACTGGTATTTGAGTACATTCCCAATGGTAATCTCAGGGAATGTCTCGATGGGGAACTAGGCCAATGTTTGGGTTGGAATACTCGAGTTTCAATAGCTCTTGGAGCTGCACGAGGTTTGGAGTATCTCCATGATGCTGCTGCACCTAGAATATTGCACAGAGATGTCAAATCCaccaacattctcttagacGAAAGATGGAAAGCCAAG ATTACTGATCTTGGCATGGCTAAACACCTTCAGAATGATGGCATTCTCAGCTGTTCCAGTTCTCCAGATAGAATGCAAGGGACCTTTGGTTACTTTGCACCAGAGTATGCAATTGTTGGACGAGCTTCTTTGAAGTCTGATGTTTTCAGCTTTGGCGTAGTTCTTCTTGAACTCATCACTGGTCGAAAGCCCATCCACAAGTCATCCAACAAAGGGGCAGAAAGTCTCGTGATATGG GCAACAGCTCGTCTGCATGACAGTAAGCGAGTGATAGAAGAATTGCCAGACCCGCGTCTCCAAGGCAAgtttgaagaagaagagatGCAGGTAATGGCCTACTTAGCAAAGGAGTGCCTGCTGTTGGATCCTGATTCTCGACCAACAATGAGTGAAGTGGTCCAGATTCTTTCGACTATCGCTCCAGACAGATCTAAACGGAATAATCTGCCACTACGTGCATTCCAG TGTGGAATGAAGAGTGAGAATCCAGAGATGAGTGATGGAGATCTTCATGACGCCTCCTCCTCCTCGACAGAAGAGATCAAGCAAATCACTTCTGAGATCATCAAGAATGAGAAGGAGGAAGATGATTCGCCATCCGACGTGGAGAAGCTCATGCTCCTCACTTCAAAGAGACGAAGCTCGCGGGGCCTCCAAGACGACGAAGTGGTGGATTTAACGGAGCCACGGTTGGAGTCATTCTGCCTGCCAAACTTTGAGTCCCATGTTGTCAAGATTTCATACGCAGGTACATAA